A part of Tachyglossus aculeatus isolate mTacAcu1 chromosome X3, mTacAcu1.pri, whole genome shotgun sequence genomic DNA contains:
- the LOC119948960 gene encoding serine/threonine-protein kinase PRP4 homolog isoform X1 — protein sequence MVHAHRRPHPGSRRRRRLRQRGVGKFKMAAAEPLAPPREPPEVEDADISEKSINEENGELSEEEQSQNKHSRHKKKKHKHRSKHKKHKHSSEEDKDKKHKHKHKHKKHKRKEAIDASDKEGISPAVKRTKIDDLALLEDLEKQRALIKAELDNELMEGKVQSGMGLILQGYESGSEEEGEIHEKARNGNRPTTRSSNAKGKIELVDNKTSSKKRSKSRSKERTRHRSDKKKSKGSVEGIKEKTTRSKSKERKKSKSPSKRSKSQDQTRKSKSPLLKRRSQEKIGKAKSPMEEKLKIEDKTKSKDRKKSPVVNESKARDRGKKSKSPTELRSKSKDRRSRSKDRKSKRSEAEKEKKPLKSPSKDASSGKENRSPSRRPGRSPKGRSLSPKQRDKLRRSRSPLLNDRRSKQSKSPSRTQSPGRRARSRSLERKRREPERKRLSSPRTRPRDDILGRRERSKDASPISRWSPTRRRSSRSPIRRRSRSPLRRSRSPRRRSRSPRRRDRSRRSRSRLRRRSRSRGGRRRRSRSKVKEDKFKGSLSEGMKAEQESSSDENLEDFDVEEEDEEAVIEQRRMQRQAIVQKYKYLAEDSNLSMPSEPSSPQSSTRTRSPSPDDILERVAADVKEYERENVDTFEASVKAKHNLMTVEQNNGSAQKKLSAPDMFTESDDMFAAYFDSARLRAAGIGKDFKENPNLRDNWTDAEGYYRVNIGEVLDKRYNVYGYTGQGVFSNVVRARDMARANQEVAVKIIRNNELMQKTGLKELEFLKKLNDADPDDKFHCLRLFRHFYHKQHLCLVFEPLSMNLREVLKKYGKDVGLHIKAVRSYSQQLFLALKLLKRCNILHADIKPDNILVNESKTILKLCDFGSASHVADNDITPYLVSRFYRAPEIIIGKSYDYGIDMWSVGCTLYELYTGKILFPGKTNNHMLKLAMDLKGKMPNKMIRKGVFKDQHFDQNLNFMYIEVDKVTEREKVTVMSTINPTKDLLADLIGCQRLPEDQRKKVHQLKDLLDQILMLDPAKRISINQALQHAFIQEKI from the exons ATGGTGCATGCGCACAGGCGACCCCATCCCGGcagtcgccgccgccgccgcctccgccaacGAGGAGTCGGAAAGTTCAAAATGGCTGCTGCAGAACCCCTGGCGCCGCCGCGGGAACCTCCCGA GGTAGAAGACGCTGATATTTCAGAAAAAAGTATCAATGAAGAAAATGGAGAACTATCAGAGGAGGAGCAATCGCAAAACAAACATAGTCGTCACAAAAAAAAGAAGCACAAACACAGAAGTAAGCATAAGAAACATAAACATTCTTCAGAAGAAGACAAGGACAAAAAACACAAACATAAGCATAAACACAAGAAACATAAACGGAAagaggctattgatgcctctgACAAAGAAGGTATATCGCCAGCAGTAAAAAGAACTAAAATTGATGACTTAGCTTTGCTAGAAGATTTGGAGAAACAAAGAGCTTTGATCAAAGCTGAGCTCGATAATGAATTAATGGAAGGCAAGGTCCAATCTGGGATGGGGCTGATTTTACAAGGTTACGAATCAGgttcagaagaggagggagaaatccaCGAAAAGGCAAGAAATGGAAATAGACCCACCACTAGGTCATCAAATGCCAAGGGGAAAATTGAACTTGTGGACAATAAGACCAGCTCAAAAAAACGAAGTAAAAGTAGGTCAAAAGAACGGACTAGACACAGATCTGATAAAAAGAAAAGTAAGGGCAGTGTTGAAGGAATCAAAGAAAAAACTACGCGGAGTAAGTCTAAGGAAAGGAAAAAATCAAAAAGTCCATCCAAAAGAAGCAAGTCTCAAGATCAGACGAGGAAATCCAAATCTCCTCTACTTAAAAGGCGATCGCAAGAGAAAATTGGAAAAGCCAAATCTCCCATGGAAGAGAAACTTAAAATAGAAGACAAAACGAAGTCAAAAGATCGCAAAAAATCCCCAGTCGTAAATGAAAGCAAAGCTCGGGATCGTGGCAAAAAATCCAAATCTCCAACAGAACTAAGAAGCAAATCCAAAGACAGGAGGTCACGATCCAAAGACCGCAAATCCAAGAGGTCTGAggcggagaaggaaaagaagccgCTGAAATCTCCCTCGAAGGATGCTTCTTCGGGGAAAGAAAACCGGTCCCCTAGTAGAAGGCCAGGTCGCAGTCCTAAAGGAAGAAGTTTATCGCCAAAGCAGCGTGACAAATTGAGACGAAGTCGGTCCCCTCTCTTAAATGATCGCAGATCAAAGCAGAGCAAATCACCTTCTCGAACCCAGTCTCCCGGAAGAAGAGCCAGGAGCCGCTCATTAGAAAGAAAACGTCGAGAGCCAGAGAGGAAGCGGCTTTCTTCCCCGAG AACACGACCTAGGGACGATATCCTTGGTAGACGGGAAAGATCCAAAGATGCCAGCCCAATCAGTAGGTGGTCTCCAACCAGAAGAAGATCCAGTAGATCACCCATCCGAAGACGATCTCGATCCCCACTCAGGCGCAGCAGGTCtccaagaaggagaagcagatcTCCTCGGCGAAG GGACCGAAGTCGTAGGAGTAGATCTCGTCTGAGGAGGAGGTCTCGCTCTCGGGGCGGGCGAAGACGAAGAAGTAGAAGTAAAGTAAAAGAAGACAAATTTAAAGGAAGCCTTTCTGAGGGAATGAAAGCAGAGCAAGAATCCTCATCTGACGAGAA CCTTGAAGACTTCGAtgtggaggaagaagatgaggaggctGTAATAGAGCAAAGAAGAATGCAGAGGCAAGCAATTGTACAG AAATATAAATACCTTGCTGAGGATAGCAATCTGTCTATGCCGTCTGAGCCAAGCAGCCCACAGAGCAGCACCCGAACACGATCACCCTCCCCAGACGACATTCTGGAACGTGTAGCTGCTGACGTTAAGGAATACGAACGGGAGAACGTTGACACCTTTGAGGCCTCTGTAAAAGCCAAGCACAATCTCATGACTGTCGAACAGAACAATG gctCGGCTCAGAAGAAACTGTCGGCTCCTGACATGTTCACAGAATCTGATGACATGTTTGCTGCATACTTTGAT AGTGCTCGACTGCGGGCGGCTGGCATTGGAAAGGATTTCAAAGAGAATCCTAACCTTAGGGATAATTGGACTGATGCAGAAGGCTATTACC gTGTGAACATCGGCGAAGTCCTCGATAAGCGTTACAATGTCTACGGTTACACGGGGCAGGGCGTCTTCAGTAACGTAGTGCGAGCCAGAGATATGGCAAGAGCCAACCAAGAAGTCGCAGTAAAAATCATCAGAAATAATGAGCTAAT GCAGAAAACTGGTTTGAAAGAACTGGAGTTTTTGAAAAAGCTTAACGACGCTGACCCTGATGATAAGTTTCATTGCCTGCGACTCTTCCGACACTTTTACCACAAGCAGCATCTCTGTCTTGTATTTGAACCTCTCAG CATGAATTTACGAGAGGTACTGAAGAAGTATGGTAAGGATGTTGGGCTTCACATAAAAGCCGTACGGTCCTACAGTCAGCAGTTATTCCTGGCATTGAAACTCCTTAAAAGGTGCAACATCCTTCACGCCGATATCAAACCGGACAACATCTTG GTGAATGAATCAAAAACTATTTTaaagctttgtgattttgggtcaGCCTCACATGTTGCCGATAATGACATTACTCCATATCTCGTCAGTAGATTTTATCGTGCTCCTGAAATAA TTATAGGTAAAAGCTATGACTATGGTATAGATATGTGGTCTGTAGGCTGCACCCTTTATGAACTTTATACTGGAAAAATACTATTTCCTGGCAAAACAAATAATCATATGTTGAAACTTGCCATGGACCTGAAGGGAAAAATGCCGAATAAG
- the LOC119948960 gene encoding serine/threonine-protein kinase PRP4 homolog isoform X2, which yields MVHAHRRPHPGSRRRRRLRQRGVGKFKMAAAEPLAPPREPPEVEDADISEKSINEENGELSEEEQSQNKHSRHKKKKHKHRSKHKKHKHSSEEDKDKKHKHKHKHKKHKRKEAIDASDKEGISPAVKRTKIDDLALLEDLEKQRALIKAELDNELMEGKVQSGMGLILQGYESGSEEEGEIHEKARNGNRPTTRSSNAKGKIELVDNKTSSKKRSKSRSKERTRHRSDKKKSKGSVEGIKEKTTRSKSKERKKSKSPSKRSKSQDQTRKSKSPLLKRRSQEKIGKAKSPMEEKLKIEDKTKSKDRKKSPVVNESKARDRGKKSKSPTELRSKSKDRRSRSKDRKSKRSEAEKEKKPLKSPSKDASSGKENRSPSRRPGRSPKGRSLSPKQRDKLRRSRSPLLNDRRSKQSKSPSRTQSPGRRARSRSLERKRREPERKRLSSPRTRPRDDILGRRERSKDASPISRWSPTRRRSSRSPIRRRSRSPLRRSRSPRRRSRSPRRRDRSRRSRSRLRRRSRSRGGRRRRSRSKVKEDKFKGSLSEGMKAEQESSSDENLEDFDVEEEDEEAVIEQRRMQRQAIVQKYKYLAEDSNLSMPSEPSSPQSSTRTRSPSPDDILERVAADVKEYERENVDTFEASVKAKHNLMTVEQNNGSAQKKLSAPDMFTESDDMFAAYFDSARLRAAGIGKDFKENPNLRDNWTDAEGYYRVNIGEVLDKRYNVYGYTGQGVFSNVVRARDMARANQEVAVKIIRNNELMQKTGLKELEFLKKLNDADPDDKFHCLRLFRHFYHKQHLCLVFEPLSMNLREVLKKYGKDVGLHIKAVRSYSQQLFLALKLLKRCNILHADIKPDNILD from the exons ATGGTGCATGCGCACAGGCGACCCCATCCCGGcagtcgccgccgccgccgcctccgccaacGAGGAGTCGGAAAGTTCAAAATGGCTGCTGCAGAACCCCTGGCGCCGCCGCGGGAACCTCCCGA GGTAGAAGACGCTGATATTTCAGAAAAAAGTATCAATGAAGAAAATGGAGAACTATCAGAGGAGGAGCAATCGCAAAACAAACATAGTCGTCACAAAAAAAAGAAGCACAAACACAGAAGTAAGCATAAGAAACATAAACATTCTTCAGAAGAAGACAAGGACAAAAAACACAAACATAAGCATAAACACAAGAAACATAAACGGAAagaggctattgatgcctctgACAAAGAAGGTATATCGCCAGCAGTAAAAAGAACTAAAATTGATGACTTAGCTTTGCTAGAAGATTTGGAGAAACAAAGAGCTTTGATCAAAGCTGAGCTCGATAATGAATTAATGGAAGGCAAGGTCCAATCTGGGATGGGGCTGATTTTACAAGGTTACGAATCAGgttcagaagaggagggagaaatccaCGAAAAGGCAAGAAATGGAAATAGACCCACCACTAGGTCATCAAATGCCAAGGGGAAAATTGAACTTGTGGACAATAAGACCAGCTCAAAAAAACGAAGTAAAAGTAGGTCAAAAGAACGGACTAGACACAGATCTGATAAAAAGAAAAGTAAGGGCAGTGTTGAAGGAATCAAAGAAAAAACTACGCGGAGTAAGTCTAAGGAAAGGAAAAAATCAAAAAGTCCATCCAAAAGAAGCAAGTCTCAAGATCAGACGAGGAAATCCAAATCTCCTCTACTTAAAAGGCGATCGCAAGAGAAAATTGGAAAAGCCAAATCTCCCATGGAAGAGAAACTTAAAATAGAAGACAAAACGAAGTCAAAAGATCGCAAAAAATCCCCAGTCGTAAATGAAAGCAAAGCTCGGGATCGTGGCAAAAAATCCAAATCTCCAACAGAACTAAGAAGCAAATCCAAAGACAGGAGGTCACGATCCAAAGACCGCAAATCCAAGAGGTCTGAggcggagaaggaaaagaagccgCTGAAATCTCCCTCGAAGGATGCTTCTTCGGGGAAAGAAAACCGGTCCCCTAGTAGAAGGCCAGGTCGCAGTCCTAAAGGAAGAAGTTTATCGCCAAAGCAGCGTGACAAATTGAGACGAAGTCGGTCCCCTCTCTTAAATGATCGCAGATCAAAGCAGAGCAAATCACCTTCTCGAACCCAGTCTCCCGGAAGAAGAGCCAGGAGCCGCTCATTAGAAAGAAAACGTCGAGAGCCAGAGAGGAAGCGGCTTTCTTCCCCGAG AACACGACCTAGGGACGATATCCTTGGTAGACGGGAAAGATCCAAAGATGCCAGCCCAATCAGTAGGTGGTCTCCAACCAGAAGAAGATCCAGTAGATCACCCATCCGAAGACGATCTCGATCCCCACTCAGGCGCAGCAGGTCtccaagaaggagaagcagatcTCCTCGGCGAAG GGACCGAAGTCGTAGGAGTAGATCTCGTCTGAGGAGGAGGTCTCGCTCTCGGGGCGGGCGAAGACGAAGAAGTAGAAGTAAAGTAAAAGAAGACAAATTTAAAGGAAGCCTTTCTGAGGGAATGAAAGCAGAGCAAGAATCCTCATCTGACGAGAA CCTTGAAGACTTCGAtgtggaggaagaagatgaggaggctGTAATAGAGCAAAGAAGAATGCAGAGGCAAGCAATTGTACAG AAATATAAATACCTTGCTGAGGATAGCAATCTGTCTATGCCGTCTGAGCCAAGCAGCCCACAGAGCAGCACCCGAACACGATCACCCTCCCCAGACGACATTCTGGAACGTGTAGCTGCTGACGTTAAGGAATACGAACGGGAGAACGTTGACACCTTTGAGGCCTCTGTAAAAGCCAAGCACAATCTCATGACTGTCGAACAGAACAATG gctCGGCTCAGAAGAAACTGTCGGCTCCTGACATGTTCACAGAATCTGATGACATGTTTGCTGCATACTTTGAT AGTGCTCGACTGCGGGCGGCTGGCATTGGAAAGGATTTCAAAGAGAATCCTAACCTTAGGGATAATTGGACTGATGCAGAAGGCTATTACC gTGTGAACATCGGCGAAGTCCTCGATAAGCGTTACAATGTCTACGGTTACACGGGGCAGGGCGTCTTCAGTAACGTAGTGCGAGCCAGAGATATGGCAAGAGCCAACCAAGAAGTCGCAGTAAAAATCATCAGAAATAATGAGCTAAT GCAGAAAACTGGTTTGAAAGAACTGGAGTTTTTGAAAAAGCTTAACGACGCTGACCCTGATGATAAGTTTCATTGCCTGCGACTCTTCCGACACTTTTACCACAAGCAGCATCTCTGTCTTGTATTTGAACCTCTCAG CATGAATTTACGAGAGGTACTGAAGAAGTATGGTAAGGATGTTGGGCTTCACATAAAAGCCGTACGGTCCTACAGTCAGCAGTTATTCCTGGCATTGAAACTCCTTAAAAGGTGCAACATCCTTCACGCCGATATCAAACCGGACAACATCTTG GATTAA